In Cotesia glomerata isolate CgM1 linkage group LG1, MPM_Cglom_v2.3, whole genome shotgun sequence, one genomic interval encodes:
- the LOC123263969 gene encoding uncharacterized protein LOC123263969: MIKLLDEKIKQFNRKSRAYNHRHYYREVIDIPNVLGRLKHDEGKFENNVTKPGDNPCLNTPHINDSFVKYETFNNYIDYLEKNAEENKIADPTSIATSKPENQLVDCTLRWDPEDFMDENYRRVTGHCDKCNVMTKLLNEKIKRCNEKSKAYNRRYHNRDIVDKHNMWERSKNNLGKFENKITDLGNISCLNTHDIYADPVEYETLNNYIDYLEKYAEENKIVDPSSIATSKSENHMMGYNPQWASEKLVPGYYMNSQCQCDECSIMRKLLR; encoded by the exons ATGATCAAACTTTTAGATGAgaaaatcaaacaatttaaCAGAAAATCTAGAGCCTATAATCACCGCCACTATTACCGTGAGGTTATTGACATACCTAATGTGTTGGGGCGATTGAAACATGATGAAGGAAAATTCGAAAATAATGTCACTAAGCCAGGAGATAATCCATGTTTGAATACTCCTCATATTAATGACAGTTTTGTTAAATATGAGACTTTCAACAATTATATCGACTATTTGGAAAAGAAtgctgaagaaaataaaatagctgATCCAACTTcaat CGCCACGTCAAAGCCAGAAAATCAATTGGTGGACTGTACACTGCGATGGGATCCTGAGGATTTta TGGATGAAAATTACAGAAGGGTTACAGGTCATTgcgataagtgtaatgtcaTGACCAAACTTTTAAATGAGAAAATCAAACGATGTAACGAAAAATCTAAAGCTTACAATCGCCGCTACCATAATCGTGATATTGTCGACAAACATAATATGTGGGAGCGGTCGAAAAATAATCTGGGAAAATTTGAGAATAAAATCACTGATTTAGGAAATATTTCTTGTCTTAATACTCATGATATTTATGCTGATCCTGTTGAATATGAGACTTTAAACAATTACATCGACTATTTGGAAAAGTAtgctgaagaaaataaaatagttgatCCATCTTcaat TGCCACATCAAAGTCAGAAAATCACATGATGGGTTACAATCCGCAATGGGCTTCCGAGAAATTag TGCCTGGATATTACATGAACTCTCAATGTCAATGCGATGAGTGTAGCATCATGCGCAAACTTTTAAGGTAG